The proteins below come from a single Piscinibacter gummiphilus genomic window:
- a CDS encoding 3-keto-5-aminohexanoate cleavage protein, whose amino-acid sequence MSDKVIISCAVTGSVHTPTMSPYLPLTPDQIAEQAIEAAQAGAAILHLHARDPSDGRPTPDPAVFDQFVPRIKAATDAVINITTGGSTRMTLDERLAYPLRAQPEMCSLNMGSMNFSIHPVARKISEWQHAWEQPYVEGMEDLIFRNTFRDIKHILRVLGDECGTRFEFECYDVGHLYNLAHFVDEGLVRGPLFIQNIFGILGGLGPDPENLVTMRSTADRLFGRDGYRFSVLGAGRHQMPLLTMAAVMGGNVRVGLEDSLYLGRGQLARSCAEQVRKIRRILEELSLEVATPDEAREMLGLKGREAVAF is encoded by the coding sequence ATGTCCGACAAGGTCATCATCAGCTGCGCCGTCACCGGCTCGGTGCACACGCCGACGATGTCGCCCTACCTGCCGCTCACCCCCGACCAGATCGCCGAGCAGGCCATCGAGGCCGCCCAGGCCGGCGCCGCCATCCTGCACCTTCACGCACGCGACCCGAGCGACGGCCGGCCCACGCCCGACCCGGCGGTGTTCGACCAGTTCGTGCCGCGCATCAAGGCCGCCACCGATGCGGTGATCAACATCACCACCGGCGGCAGCACGCGCATGACGCTCGACGAGCGGCTCGCCTACCCGTTGCGCGCGCAGCCCGAGATGTGCTCGCTCAACATGGGCTCGATGAACTTCTCCATCCACCCCGTGGCGCGCAAGATCTCCGAGTGGCAGCACGCCTGGGAGCAGCCCTACGTCGAGGGCATGGAAGACCTGATCTTCCGCAACACCTTCCGCGACATCAAGCACATCCTGCGCGTGCTCGGCGACGAGTGCGGCACGCGCTTCGAGTTCGAGTGCTACGACGTCGGCCACCTCTACAACCTGGCGCACTTCGTCGACGAAGGCCTGGTGCGCGGGCCGCTCTTCATCCAGAACATCTTCGGCATCCTCGGCGGCCTCGGGCCCGACCCGGAGAACCTGGTCACGATGCGCAGCACCGCCGACCGCCTGTTCGGCCGCGACGGCTACCGCTTCTCGGTGCTCGGCGCCGGGCGCCACCAGATGCCGCTGCTCACGATGGCGGCGGTGATGGGCGGCAACGTGCGCGTCGGCCTCGAAGACAGCCTCTACCTGGGCCGCGGGCAGCTCGCGCGTTCGTGCGCCGAGCAGGTGCGCAAGATCCGCCGCATCCTGGAAGAGCTGTCGCTGGAAGTGGCGACGCCGGATGAAGCGCGCGAGATGCTGGGCCTGAAGGGCCGCGAGGCGGTGGCGTTCTGA
- a CDS encoding SDR family NAD(P)-dependent oxidoreductase, which produces MTKRLKGRVAIVTGAGGGLGRTHALELARHGARVVVNDLAGADAGAAAHRVADEIRGHGGEALVCLGDVTRDDEMEAMAAQAVAAWGRIDILVNNAGILRDRSFAKMSLDDFRRVLDVHVMGAVHCTRAVWARMQAQAYGRIVMTTSSSGLYGNFGQANYGAAKMALVGLMQTLALEGAKYNVRVNCLAPSAATAMTAGVLPPEALARLTPESVSPGLIPLVDENAPTRMILLAGAGSFESAHITMTRGVYIGDDAHAGDRLCAQLALLQDRHGETVPASGWEQYKLELAKADAVEGEPA; this is translated from the coding sequence ATGACGAAGCGATTGAAGGGCCGGGTGGCCATCGTGACGGGTGCCGGTGGCGGCCTGGGCCGCACGCACGCGCTGGAGCTGGCGCGCCACGGCGCACGCGTGGTGGTGAACGACCTGGCCGGCGCCGACGCGGGCGCGGCGGCGCACCGCGTGGCCGACGAGATCCGTGGCCATGGCGGCGAGGCGCTGGTGTGCCTGGGCGACGTGACGCGCGACGACGAGATGGAGGCGATGGCGGCGCAGGCGGTCGCGGCATGGGGCCGCATCGACATCCTGGTCAACAACGCCGGCATCCTGCGCGACAGGAGCTTCGCCAAGATGTCGCTCGACGACTTCCGCCGCGTGCTCGACGTGCACGTGATGGGTGCGGTGCACTGCACCCGCGCCGTGTGGGCGCGCATGCAGGCGCAGGCCTACGGCCGCATCGTGATGACGACCTCGTCGAGTGGCCTGTACGGCAACTTCGGCCAGGCCAACTACGGCGCGGCGAAGATGGCGTTGGTCGGGCTGATGCAGACGCTCGCGCTCGAAGGCGCGAAGTACAACGTGCGCGTCAACTGCCTTGCGCCGAGTGCCGCCACGGCGATGACCGCTGGCGTGCTGCCGCCCGAGGCACTCGCACGCCTCACGCCGGAGAGCGTGAGCCCGGGGCTGATCCCGCTGGTCGACGAGAACGCCCCCACGCGCATGATCCTGCTGGCCGGGGCGGGAAGCTTCGAGTCTGCGCACATCACGATGACGCGCGGCGTCTACATCGGCGACGACGCCCATGCCGGCGATCGGCTGTGTGCGCAGCTCGCGCTGCTGCAGGACCGCCACGGCGAGACCGTGCCCGCCTCGGGCTGGGAGCAGTACAAGCTCGAACTCGCCAAAGCCGACGCGGTAGAGGGAGAACCGGCGTGA
- a CDS encoding glucose 1-dehydrogenase — protein sequence MTTLTGKVALVTGASSGLGEATALHFAQEGAKVVVVARRVDQGTRVVQRIEAAGGEALFVQADVSRAGDAERMVAATLERFGRLDCAVNNAGIAGPRFTPIADVTEAQWDEVMGVNLKGVWLCMKHEIPALLASGGGAIVNVASIYGLKPSDIGHASYSTSKFGVVGLTQSAASDYGQMGLRINAIAPGFTRSEMVDPERPGAAERYRALTARHSGMNRLGRAEEPANAIVWLCSEAASYVNGAVLAVDGGGATRMY from the coding sequence GTGACGACGCTCACCGGCAAGGTCGCGCTGGTGACGGGCGCCAGCTCGGGCCTCGGCGAGGCCACTGCGCTGCACTTCGCGCAGGAAGGCGCCAAGGTCGTCGTGGTGGCCCGGCGCGTCGACCAGGGCACGCGCGTCGTGCAGCGCATCGAGGCCGCGGGCGGCGAGGCGCTCTTCGTGCAGGCCGACGTGAGCCGCGCCGGTGACGCCGAGCGCATGGTGGCGGCCACGCTCGAACGCTTCGGCCGCCTCGACTGCGCCGTCAACAACGCCGGCATCGCCGGCCCGCGCTTCACGCCCATCGCCGACGTCACCGAAGCCCAGTGGGACGAGGTCATGGGCGTGAACCTGAAGGGCGTGTGGCTGTGCATGAAGCACGAGATCCCGGCCCTGCTCGCCAGCGGCGGCGGCGCCATCGTCAACGTGGCGTCGATCTACGGGCTCAAGCCGAGCGACATCGGCCACGCGTCGTACTCGACCAGCAAGTTCGGCGTCGTCGGCCTCACCCAATCGGCCGCGTCCGACTACGGCCAGATGGGCCTGCGCATCAACGCGATCGCACCGGGTTTCACGCGCTCCGAGATGGTCGACCCCGAGCGCCCGGGTGCCGCCGAGCGCTACCGGGCGCTGACCGCGCGCCACAGCGGCATGAACCGGCTTGGCCGCGCGGAGGAGCCGGCCAACGCCATTGTCTGGCTGTGCTCGGAGGCGGCGAGCTACGTGAACGGCGCCGTGCTCGCCGTCGACGGCGGAGGCGCGACGCGCATGTATTGA
- a CDS encoding ProQ/FINO family protein translates to MTDIPEIPETAPAPTAHATPATPTEAAPAAPEAPVAPVSRPEPNVAETARLLAQHFPALFGAGVIKPIKLRIQADIHERAPGVFTKKALSIFLQRHTTGTAYLRALVAEGATRTDLDGQPAGDIAAEHRDAAGVELERRRAIVEAKKQAGREAARASRRDARPPLPSQQAEVSQTASPAAGERAAPRGPRSAPPGASDRADRSARPSQPGQAPRRPRPPQAAARRGPGRPGDAESGAPQRPHKPRPDQRPAPAHERDSSAAPALPLDPEQAAEAAARHQRALLLRSFEQSPLSKANFAALKGLREEALDELLTLAKKERGSR, encoded by the coding sequence ATGACTGACATCCCCGAAATTCCCGAGACTGCTCCGGCCCCGACGGCCCATGCGACGCCGGCCACGCCGACCGAGGCGGCGCCCGCTGCGCCCGAGGCTCCTGTCGCGCCTGTGTCTCGGCCCGAACCCAACGTGGCCGAGACCGCGCGCCTGCTGGCCCAGCACTTTCCGGCGCTGTTCGGAGCGGGCGTGATCAAGCCGATCAAGCTTCGCATCCAGGCCGACATCCATGAGCGGGCGCCCGGAGTCTTCACCAAGAAGGCCCTCTCGATCTTCCTGCAGCGCCACACCACCGGGACTGCCTACCTGCGGGCCCTGGTGGCAGAGGGAGCAACACGCACGGACCTCGATGGCCAGCCGGCCGGCGACATCGCGGCCGAGCACCGCGACGCTGCAGGCGTGGAACTCGAGCGGCGCCGGGCCATCGTCGAAGCAAAGAAACAAGCAGGGCGCGAAGCAGCCCGCGCTTCGCGGCGCGACGCCCGACCGCCGCTGCCTTCCCAGCAGGCCGAGGTGTCGCAGACCGCTTCGCCAGCAGCCGGCGAGCGCGCTGCCCCTCGGGGCCCGCGCTCGGCACCACCCGGCGCATCCGATCGCGCAGACCGCTCCGCGCGGCCTTCGCAACCCGGCCAGGCGCCACGGCGCCCCCGACCGCCCCAAGCCGCCGCACGACGAGGGCCCGGCCGGCCCGGCGATGCGGAGTCGGGTGCGCCACAGCGCCCGCACAAGCCTCGGCCCGATCAGCGACCCGCTCCTGCGCATGAACGAGATTCCTCAGCCGCGCCGGCGCTGCCGCTGGACCCCGAGCAGGCGGCCGAGGCCGCGGCTCGCCACCAGCGTGCCTTGTTGCTGCGCAGCTTTGAGCAGAGCCCCTTGTCGAAGGCGAACTTTGCAGCCTTGAAGGGGCTGCGCGAGGAAGCCCTGGACGAGCTTCTGACCCTGGCGAAGAAGGAGCGCGGCTCGCGCTGA
- a CDS encoding LysR family transcriptional regulator — protein MTRTFDPVQLGSIELFCKAAELGSFTGAAEALGLTPASVSRSIARLEARLGVRLFNRTTRLVRLTASGELYHAQCQQALEQIAEAERAITGQQARPKGLVRVSVGTVYGHHRVVPMLPGFMAAYPGVEVELNVSNRNVDFVEDGYDLAIRLGEPRDSRLVSRKLEEATVGIFGSPAYLRRRGKPKSLEDLRQHDLIQFVLPSTGRTMPWILRSPDGEDIDFSFKSRQRVHEDVLAGVGWAVAGGGLFQIYHFVVREAVKAGQLVEVMQGHGGRSRPFHVLYPQNRHLSARVRAFVQYLADAVS, from the coding sequence ATGACGCGCACCTTCGACCCCGTGCAGTTGGGCAGCATCGAGCTGTTCTGCAAGGCGGCGGAGCTCGGCAGCTTCACCGGCGCTGCCGAAGCGCTGGGCCTGACGCCGGCCTCGGTGAGCCGCTCCATCGCGCGGCTCGAGGCGCGGCTGGGCGTGCGCCTCTTCAACCGCACCACCCGCCTCGTGCGTCTCACCGCCAGCGGCGAGCTCTACCACGCACAGTGCCAGCAAGCGCTCGAGCAGATCGCCGAAGCCGAGCGTGCGATCACCGGGCAGCAAGCCCGGCCCAAAGGCCTGGTGCGCGTGAGCGTGGGCACGGTGTACGGCCACCACCGCGTGGTGCCGATGCTGCCAGGCTTCATGGCCGCCTACCCGGGCGTGGAGGTCGAACTCAACGTGTCCAACCGCAACGTCGATTTCGTCGAGGATGGCTACGACCTGGCCATCCGCCTGGGTGAGCCACGCGACTCGCGGCTGGTCTCGCGCAAGCTCGAGGAGGCCACGGTGGGCATCTTCGGATCACCCGCCTACCTGCGGCGCCGCGGCAAGCCGAAGAGTCTCGAAGACCTGCGGCAGCACGACCTGATCCAGTTCGTGCTGCCCAGTACCGGCCGGACGATGCCCTGGATCCTGCGATCGCCCGATGGCGAAGACATCGACTTCAGCTTCAAGAGTCGCCAGCGCGTGCACGAGGACGTGCTGGCCGGCGTCGGCTGGGCCGTCGCTGGCGGCGGGCTGTTCCAGATCTACCACTTCGTGGTGCGCGAGGCGGTGAAGGCGGGCCAGCTCGTCGAAGTGATGCAGGGCCACGGCGGCCGGTCGAGGCCATTCCATGTGCTGTATCCGCAAAACCGGCACCTGTCGGCGCGGGTGCGGGCATTCGTGCAGTACCTGGCCGACGCCGTCTCGTAG
- a CDS encoding type 1 glutamine amidotransferase domain-containing protein has translation MIVTSNARMGDTGKPTGLWAEELAVPYYALADAGVEVTLASPAGGPTPIDPGSIKPAGQNDPVVERFLADAALQARIAATPKASEFDGAQFDAVFFPGGHGTMWDLPVDAGVTRAVERAFAAKKLIASVCHGAAGLVTARRPDGQSIVKDLRVNGFTDAEEVAVGLEKVVPFMLETRLRELGGRFEGTGNWQPFAIRDGQLITGQNPQSSHLVAEEMLKALAAR, from the coding sequence ATGATCGTCACCTCCAACGCCCGCATGGGCGACACCGGCAAGCCCACCGGCCTGTGGGCCGAGGAGCTGGCGGTGCCGTACTACGCGCTCGCCGATGCCGGCGTCGAGGTGACGCTGGCCTCCCCGGCGGGAGGCCCCACGCCCATCGACCCGGGCAGCATCAAGCCGGCCGGCCAGAACGACCCGGTGGTCGAGCGCTTTCTCGCCGATGCGGCCTTGCAGGCGCGCATCGCCGCGACACCCAAGGCCTCGGAGTTCGACGGTGCGCAGTTCGACGCCGTCTTCTTCCCCGGGGGCCACGGCACGATGTGGGACCTGCCGGTCGACGCCGGTGTGACCCGCGCCGTCGAACGCGCCTTCGCGGCCAAGAAGCTGATCGCCTCGGTCTGCCACGGGGCGGCCGGCCTGGTGACGGCCCGACGACCCGATGGGCAATCCATCGTCAAGGACCTGCGCGTCAACGGCTTCACCGATGCGGAGGAAGTGGCCGTCGGTCTGGAGAAGGTCGTCCCGTTCATGCTCGAGACGCGCCTGCGCGAACTGGGCGGCCGCTTCGAAGGCACCGGCAACTGGCAGCCGTTCGCCATCCGCGACGGCCAACTGATCACGGGCCAGAACCCGCAGTCATCGCACCTGGTGGCAGAGGAAATGCTGAAGGCGCTGGCGGCGCGCTGA